The following are encoded in a window of Acidicapsa ligni genomic DNA:
- a CDS encoding queuosine precursor transporter: MPRFRYLDTLTIGFVVVLMVSNLVGPKLCQIGPLLVSGAQLLFPITYICGDVFTEVYGYAASRRAIWLGFFGMGLLAVMGQVAVALPPAPGWHDQEAFKTVFGLVPRFAIASLVAYWAGEFTNSYTMAKLKLLTNGRYLWTRTIGSTISGQLVDTVVVILIAFWGVAPPAKILILIASSYGIKVVYETLATPMTYVVVRFLKRAENVDVYDRGTNFNPFAL, translated from the coding sequence GCCGCGTTTTCGCTATCTCGATACACTGACAATCGGATTTGTGGTCGTTCTCATGGTCTCCAACCTGGTGGGGCCTAAGCTCTGTCAGATCGGTCCGCTGTTGGTCAGTGGGGCGCAGTTGCTGTTTCCTATCACTTATATCTGCGGCGATGTATTTACCGAGGTATACGGATATGCGGCGTCGCGGCGGGCCATCTGGCTTGGATTTTTTGGAATGGGGTTGCTGGCGGTGATGGGACAGGTAGCGGTTGCGCTGCCGCCGGCACCGGGATGGCATGACCAGGAGGCATTCAAGACGGTCTTTGGCCTGGTGCCCAGGTTCGCGATTGCCAGCCTTGTGGCTTACTGGGCTGGTGAATTCACAAACAGCTACACAATGGCCAAGCTCAAGCTGCTCACGAACGGCCGCTATCTCTGGACTCGGACTATAGGTTCCACGATCAGCGGACAGTTGGTGGATACGGTAGTTGTTATTCTGATCGCGTTTTGGGGAGTCGCTCCGCCAGCCAAAATCCTTATCCTGATCGCCTCATCTTATGGAATCAAAGTGGTTTACGAGACGTTGGCGACTCCGATGACCTATGTTGTTGTGAGATTTCTCAAACGAGCCGAAAATGTGGATGTTTACGACAGGGGAACGAATTTCAACCCGTTTGCGTTGTAG
- a CDS encoding efflux RND transporter periplasmic adaptor subunit: protein MRHLKSVIVLVPAAMILFTGCKPAETAKEPAMQALPVQTQDVTLVPVEQSSDYVATIKSRRSVTLMPQVDGNLTQILVKSGDHVHSGQPLMVIDPIRQQALVDAQRATENQKKALYDYNTLEIDRQKKLFAAGVTSRDTLDQAEQSYQNTRADWESSIATRKSLEEQLAYYLIRAPFDGVVGDIPVHVGDYATTTTALTTVDENKDLEAYIYVPTERGGEVRNGLPVQVLDTDGKVLESSKVDFLSPQVDSSTQGILLKAPVHSGAAGVFRAAQLVKARVIWKTAPMPVVPVLAVSRQGGQSFVFLAVKQPDGHVAARQIAVTLGDTVDNNYSITSGIKVGDQVIVSGTQFLVDNMPVLPHA from the coding sequence TTGAGACACTTGAAATCGGTGATTGTTCTTGTTCCGGCAGCCATGATTCTTTTTACGGGTTGCAAACCTGCAGAGACGGCCAAGGAGCCAGCCATGCAGGCACTGCCGGTACAGACGCAGGATGTGACTCTTGTTCCTGTAGAGCAAAGTTCAGATTACGTGGCCACGATCAAATCGCGGCGCTCCGTCACCCTGATGCCTCAGGTCGATGGCAACCTGACGCAAATACTGGTCAAGTCGGGTGATCATGTCCATTCCGGGCAACCGCTTATGGTGATTGACCCCATACGCCAGCAGGCTCTTGTGGACGCGCAGCGGGCAACTGAAAACCAGAAGAAGGCTCTCTACGACTACAACACCCTCGAGATTGATCGCCAGAAAAAGCTCTTCGCTGCCGGGGTCACCAGCCGGGACACACTGGACCAGGCGGAACAGTCGTATCAGAACACCCGCGCTGACTGGGAATCGTCAATTGCCACGCGCAAGTCGCTTGAAGAGCAGCTTGCGTATTACCTCATCCGCGCGCCATTTGATGGAGTCGTCGGAGATATTCCTGTTCATGTGGGGGACTATGCCACCACTACCACTGCGTTGACGACGGTGGACGAGAATAAGGATCTTGAGGCCTATATCTATGTCCCTACGGAGCGCGGTGGGGAAGTGCGCAACGGTCTGCCGGTGCAGGTTTTGGATACCGACGGCAAGGTACTCGAAAGCAGCAAGGTGGATTTTCTTTCGCCTCAGGTCGACAGTTCCACGCAGGGGATTTTGCTGAAGGCTCCTGTGCATAGTGGGGCTGCTGGAGTTTTCCGTGCTGCGCAGCTAGTCAAGGCTCGCGTGATTTGGAAGACCGCGCCAATGCCTGTGGTTCCTGTGCTTGCTGTATCGCGACAGGGCGGCCAGAGTTTTGTCTTCCTGGCAGTGAAGCAGCCGGATGGCCATGTCGCCGCCAGGCAGATTGCGGTCACACTGGGGGATACGGTGGACAATAACTATTCCATTACTTCAGGTATCAAGGTCGGGGATCAGGTTATCGTCTCGGGTACGCAGTTCCTGGTAGACAACATGCCCGTGTTGCCTCACGCATAG
- a CDS encoding efflux RND transporter permease subunit, protein MFVDFFIRRPVFATVSALLIILAGAVCIPTLPIALYPQLAPPQVEVSSSYVGADAETVEKAVTIPLEESINGVQGMHYISSSSTNNGLSTITVTFDTGYDLSIAAVDVQNRVSSVTGRLPSAVNSTGITITKANSNFVFGSGFFTRDNRYSNEFISNYLDVYVKDALKRVPGVGDVVIFGERKYAMRVWLDPQKLAARQLTATDVVNALSEQNIEVPAGQLGQPPSDNTQSYQVAVRVAGRLTSPTEFDNIVVKNTGNGLVLLKDVGHSVVGAEDYSSNLKFSGFTAVGIGVQQLSNANALAVDRDAKAMLKELSKSFPPGLEYAVAFDSTTIVGDSIHEVLVTLGEAIVIVIVVIFLFLLDWRATIIPAVTIPVSLIGTFAFIKIFDFSINSLTLFGITLATGLVVDDAIVVIENVQRHIASDHTNPHEATSRAMGEVTSAVIATSLVLIAVFVPVSFFPGTTGILYRQFSLTIAFAIAISAFNALTLSPALAALFLRGEEAKYHQLDFLRIPILANGYSKVAHGIDDLIEWISRTYAKLIHVALKLRYLLLIVFFAGLAATGYMYLHVPTGFIPQEDQGYLMVIVQGPPGGSLSDTTAISDRAQQILAQSSDIAGAFAVSGFGLSGNSPNGGIIFAALKPSNERLGKGHSSADIVASLGPRLFMVPGGTVAMFEPPAVQGLGSYGGFQFMLQDEGKNTLADLDRISHTIIGASRQDAKLGLAGLFTSFSASDPQLLVTIDRQKAKAMGVSLTQISTTLNVFMGSEYINDFDYNNRTYRVYVQADQPFRMKARDLHSFYVRSDTTQQMVPLDSLISSRETSGPQVISHYNLFRSVEIDGSSAPGHSSSEGIKSMEKLATSIMMPGMTFSWTGLTQEEIESSGKAIVIFALGLLVVYLTLSAQYESFALPFIILLAVPMAVLGALSAVAVRGLSDDVYCQIGLVMLIGLSAKNAILIVEFAEQLRGKGKSIAEAAIEAAELRLRPILMTSFAFILGVFPLVFATGAGALGRHSVGTTIVGGMLVSTILNLVFIPVLYVILSTVLSKFKRGTSSHAGPGAAVAAEGSK, encoded by the coding sequence TTGTTCGTAGATTTCTTCATTCGCCGTCCGGTCTTTGCCACGGTGTCGGCATTGCTCATTATTCTTGCCGGTGCTGTCTGCATTCCTACACTTCCGATTGCGCTTTATCCGCAACTGGCACCGCCGCAGGTGGAGGTTTCCAGTTCCTATGTGGGCGCAGATGCTGAGACTGTTGAGAAGGCGGTTACGATTCCGCTGGAGGAGTCAATCAACGGCGTGCAGGGAATGCATTACATCAGCTCCTCAAGCACGAACAACGGCCTTAGCACGATCACTGTAACGTTTGATACTGGATACGATCTTTCGATCGCAGCGGTCGATGTGCAGAACCGTGTTTCGAGTGTTACTGGGCGATTGCCTTCTGCTGTAAATTCGACTGGCATCACGATTACCAAGGCAAACAGCAACTTCGTTTTCGGTTCGGGATTCTTTACGCGCGACAACCGCTATTCGAATGAGTTCATCTCCAACTATCTCGATGTGTATGTGAAAGATGCTCTGAAGCGCGTGCCGGGCGTCGGCGATGTGGTGATATTTGGCGAGCGCAAATATGCTATGCGCGTATGGCTGGATCCGCAAAAGCTGGCTGCGCGTCAACTCACCGCAACGGATGTAGTCAATGCGCTGAGCGAGCAAAATATTGAAGTGCCTGCGGGACAGCTCGGTCAACCACCATCGGATAATACGCAGAGTTATCAGGTTGCGGTGCGCGTTGCAGGGCGGCTAACCAGTCCTACGGAATTTGATAACATCGTCGTCAAGAATACCGGCAACGGATTGGTCCTGCTTAAAGATGTTGGTCACTCGGTCGTAGGTGCTGAGGACTACAGCAGCAATCTCAAGTTCAGCGGCTTTACGGCAGTAGGCATAGGTGTTCAGCAACTCTCAAACGCAAATGCTCTTGCGGTGGATCGCGATGCCAAGGCAATGCTCAAAGAGCTCTCGAAGAGCTTTCCGCCGGGGCTCGAATATGCGGTTGCTTTTGACTCAACGACCATTGTTGGCGACTCGATTCATGAAGTGCTTGTGACGTTGGGCGAGGCGATTGTCATCGTCATTGTCGTCATCTTCCTGTTTCTTCTGGATTGGCGAGCAACGATTATTCCGGCTGTGACTATCCCGGTTTCGCTTATCGGAACGTTTGCTTTCATCAAGATATTCGACTTCTCGATTAACTCGCTTACGCTCTTTGGAATTACCCTTGCCACGGGCCTGGTTGTCGATGATGCCATTGTCGTGATCGAGAATGTGCAACGGCATATCGCGAGTGATCACACCAATCCGCACGAGGCTACGTCACGCGCCATGGGCGAGGTGACGAGTGCGGTTATTGCAACATCTCTTGTACTGATCGCGGTATTTGTCCCGGTATCGTTTTTCCCCGGAACGACAGGCATTCTGTACCGGCAATTTTCGTTGACAATTGCTTTTGCCATCGCGATCTCTGCTTTCAATGCGTTGACGCTTTCCCCTGCTCTGGCTGCGTTATTCTTACGCGGAGAAGAAGCGAAGTATCATCAACTGGACTTTCTGCGCATCCCTATTCTTGCGAATGGTTATTCCAAGGTTGCGCATGGCATTGATGATCTGATCGAGTGGATCTCGCGCACGTATGCCAAGCTGATTCACGTTGCACTCAAACTGCGTTACCTGCTGCTGATCGTCTTTTTCGCAGGGCTTGCGGCTACCGGCTACATGTACCTCCACGTGCCTACTGGATTCATTCCGCAGGAAGATCAGGGATATCTCATGGTCATCGTGCAGGGGCCTCCGGGAGGTTCACTTTCGGATACAACGGCTATCTCGGATCGGGCCCAGCAGATACTCGCCCAAAGTTCTGATATCGCAGGTGCATTTGCGGTTTCTGGCTTTGGTCTAAGCGGTAACTCGCCTAATGGCGGCATCATCTTTGCGGCACTTAAACCATCCAATGAACGACTCGGCAAGGGGCATTCATCTGCCGACATCGTAGCTTCGCTCGGGCCTAGACTCTTCATGGTTCCAGGCGGCACGGTGGCTATGTTCGAACCGCCAGCGGTTCAAGGATTGGGCTCCTATGGTGGATTTCAGTTCATGCTGCAGGACGAGGGAAAGAATACACTCGCTGATCTTGATCGGATTTCGCATACCATTATTGGCGCGAGTAGGCAGGACGCAAAGCTGGGACTGGCGGGGCTTTTTACGAGCTTCTCCGCGAGCGATCCGCAACTGCTGGTAACCATTGACCGCCAAAAGGCCAAGGCAATGGGTGTTTCTCTGACGCAGATATCCACAACATTGAACGTATTCATGGGTTCGGAATACATCAATGACTTCGATTACAACAACCGGACTTATCGCGTTTATGTGCAGGCAGATCAACCATTTCGTATGAAGGCACGCGATCTGCATTCGTTCTACGTGCGCTCTGATACCACGCAGCAGATGGTGCCACTCGATAGTTTGATCAGCTCGAGAGAGACCTCGGGGCCGCAGGTCATATCGCACTATAATCTCTTCCGCTCGGTAGAGATCGACGGTAGTTCTGCTCCAGGCCATAGTTCCAGTGAAGGCATCAAGTCGATGGAGAAGCTGGCCACAAGCATCATGATGCCGGGCATGACATTTAGCTGGACGGGGCTGACTCAGGAAGAAATCGAGTCCAGTGGCAAGGCTATTGTGATCTTTGCGCTGGGGCTGCTCGTCGTGTATCTCACCCTTTCAGCTCAGTATGAAAGCTTCGCACTGCCATTCATCATCTTGCTTGCTGTACCTATGGCCGTGCTCGGTGCGTTGAGTGCAGTTGCCGTGCGTGGTTTATCGGACGATGTGTATTGCCAGATCGGATTGGTGATGCTGATTGGCCTCTCAGCGAAGAACGCCATTCTTATCGTGGAGTTTGCTGAACAACTGCGCGGGAAGGGAAAGTCAATTGCGGAAGCTGCGATTGAAGCGGCGGAACTGCGATTGCGGCCAATTCTGATGACCTCCTTCGCGTTTATTCTTGGTGTGTTTCCGCTTGTTTTTGCGACTGGTGCTGGTGCGTTGGGAAGGCACTCCGTTGGTACTACGATTGTTGGAGGAATGTTGGTGTCGACAATCCTGAACCTGGTTTTCATTCCTGTTCTCTACGTCATTCTGAGCACAGTGTTGTCGAAGTTCAAGCGGGGGACATCCTCACACGCAGGCCCTGGCGCGGCTGTTGCTGCGGAGGGCAGTAAGTAA
- a CDS encoding ComEA family DNA-binding protein — MTAQSLRPQLIDLNRATVTELMTVSGMTQSWAGRIVRFRPYRTKLDLVDRGVITPDVYRRIRANIIAHRVASASSPTPAKTRDRLNEDTY, encoded by the coding sequence ATGACCGCCCAGAGCCTGCGCCCGCAACTTATCGACTTGAATCGCGCTACAGTCACGGAACTTATGACCGTATCTGGAATGACGCAGAGCTGGGCGGGAAGAATCGTCCGCTTTCGCCCGTATCGAACAAAACTTGATCTGGTAGATCGCGGAGTAATTACTCCCGATGTTTATCGCCGCATTCGCGCAAATATTATTGCGCATCGAGTCGCTTCAGCGTCCAGCCCCACTCCAGCTAAAACACGCGATCGACTCAACGAAGACACATATTGA
- the hisI gene encoding phosphoribosyl-AMP cyclohydrolase, which yields MTALPTIDFEKMDGLIPGVVQDAATGEVLMLGFLNEISYAKTLESGFVTFWSRTRQKLWMKGETSGNRLRIVSAATDCDNDTIVFRVVVEGDGLVCHEGSISCFTKNIPIQNFVKTNELQEVQSGK from the coding sequence ATGACTGCATTACCCACAATTGATTTTGAAAAGATGGACGGCCTCATACCCGGCGTGGTGCAGGATGCCGCAACCGGTGAGGTGCTGATGCTTGGTTTCCTCAATGAAATCAGCTACGCCAAGACATTGGAAAGTGGCTTTGTAACCTTCTGGAGTCGCACTCGCCAGAAGCTTTGGATGAAGGGCGAAACGAGCGGCAATCGTCTGCGAATCGTCTCCGCTGCTACTGATTGCGATAACGATACGATCGTTTTCCGCGTGGTGGTTGAAGGCGACGGACTGGTCTGTCACGAAGGCTCGATCTCATGCTTCACCAAGAACATTCCTATTCAAAATTTCGTTAAAACCAACGAATTGCAAGAGGTGCAAAGTGGCAAATAA
- the hisG gene encoding ATP phosphoribosyltransferase, whose product MANKIRLGIPKGSLQDATLALFKRAGWNVYADGRSYFPSIDDKEIECMLIRAQEMARYVDHGVLDAGLTGIDWVVESGLKVNSITSLTYAKQSRRKVRWVLAVPEGSGFEKAEDLEGKIIATELVEVTKRYFADKGVNVKVEFSWGATEVKPPMLADAIVEVTETGSSLKANRLTIIDTVMESETHLIASQSAYADAWKRQKIESLALMLRAAIDAQGQVGLMLNVQRQHLQKILDVLPALNSPTISELSNPAYVAVNTILEESTVRDVIPRLKAAGATGIVEYPLNKVVL is encoded by the coding sequence GTGGCAAATAAGATTCGCCTTGGCATTCCCAAAGGCAGCCTGCAGGATGCAACCCTGGCTCTCTTCAAGCGCGCAGGTTGGAATGTTTACGCCGATGGACGCTCGTATTTTCCTTCAATCGACGATAAAGAGATTGAGTGCATGTTGATTCGCGCGCAGGAGATGGCCCGCTACGTCGATCATGGTGTGTTGGATGCTGGTCTGACTGGCATCGATTGGGTCGTTGAAAGCGGGCTCAAGGTCAACAGCATCACATCCCTCACATATGCCAAGCAGAGTCGTCGCAAAGTTCGTTGGGTACTGGCTGTGCCCGAGGGTAGCGGCTTTGAAAAGGCAGAGGATCTGGAAGGCAAGATTATCGCGACGGAACTTGTCGAAGTTACGAAGCGCTACTTCGCCGACAAGGGTGTCAATGTGAAGGTCGAGTTCAGTTGGGGCGCAACGGAAGTTAAGCCGCCCATGCTTGCTGATGCGATTGTTGAGGTCACCGAAACAGGCAGTTCTCTCAAGGCGAATCGTCTTACTATTATCGACACTGTGATGGAGAGTGAGACACATCTCATTGCCAGCCAGTCAGCATATGCTGACGCATGGAAGCGACAAAAAATTGAGTCACTGGCACTGATGCTGCGTGCGGCAATCGATGCCCAGGGACAGGTTGGATTGATGCTGAATGTGCAGCGCCAGCATCTGCAGAAGATCCTGGATGTGTTGCCCGCGCTAAATTCGCCAACGATCTCGGAACTCAGCAATCCGGCATATGTCGCAGTGAATACGATTCTTGAGGAAAGCACTGTTCGCGATGTTATTCCTCGCCTTAAAGCCGCAGGGGCAACGGGCATTGTGGAGTACCCATTGAACAAGGTCGTGCTGTAA
- the hisD gene encoding histidinol dehydrogenase, with protein MRIIRTTGRSAKQFEALLALLERRGSAALDTVLPAVNKILRNVRHQGDSALLGYAKKFDGFDKTQNLRVTPEETASAWNELDPSLKEALTVASRQIRAFAKNQMPKSWRASSGKGLTTGQLIRPLDSAGCYVPGGRHPLPSTMLMTVIPAQVAGVRRIVVTSPRPARETLATAHLLGVSEFYRIGGAHAVGALAYGTESISRVAKIVGPGNLYVTAAKRAVAFDCAIDMLAGPTEIVVTSDLGTSQGIASDLIAQAEHDPEALAIFITTKEDLANEVLTEVKLRSRTNPIAKEALRHNGYIFLAASKEEAQGITNRLAPEHLTVDATADLDWVQNAGSVFVGPHSPQPMGDYISGPNHTLPTGGMAGVRGGLSVMDFVKLITVQEYTAAGLRTLGPKAIRLAEAEGLTGHAEAIRARLEEKGSA; from the coding sequence ATGCGAATCATTCGGACTACTGGTCGTAGCGCAAAACAATTTGAGGCGCTACTTGCTTTGTTGGAGAGACGAGGAAGCGCTGCTCTCGATACGGTTCTGCCTGCCGTGAACAAGATTCTTCGCAATGTTCGACATCAAGGGGATAGTGCACTCCTGGGATATGCGAAGAAGTTCGATGGCTTCGACAAAACTCAAAATTTACGTGTTACGCCTGAAGAGACAGCATCTGCATGGAACGAACTCGATCCGAGTTTGAAGGAAGCTCTTACGGTCGCCTCGCGTCAGATTCGCGCGTTTGCCAAGAATCAGATGCCGAAGAGTTGGCGTGCCTCTTCAGGCAAGGGACTTACCACAGGTCAACTGATTCGGCCGCTGGATTCAGCAGGCTGCTACGTTCCGGGTGGACGTCATCCATTGCCTTCAACGATGCTGATGACTGTAATTCCCGCACAGGTCGCGGGTGTTCGTCGTATTGTCGTGACATCGCCGCGCCCCGCTCGGGAGACTTTGGCTACGGCTCATCTACTGGGTGTCAGCGAGTTTTATCGTATCGGTGGGGCACATGCTGTTGGAGCGTTGGCCTATGGCACGGAGTCGATTTCTCGTGTGGCCAAGATTGTTGGTCCTGGCAATCTTTACGTCACCGCGGCGAAACGTGCTGTGGCGTTTGATTGCGCGATCGATATGCTTGCTGGACCAACCGAGATTGTAGTCACCAGCGACCTTGGCACCTCTCAAGGCATTGCGAGCGATCTCATCGCCCAGGCTGAGCATGATCCTGAAGCGCTGGCTATTTTTATTACGACGAAGGAAGATCTCGCGAATGAAGTGCTTACTGAGGTCAAGCTTCGCAGCCGCACGAATCCAATTGCAAAAGAGGCGCTGCGCCACAATGGATATATCTTTCTCGCAGCGAGCAAAGAAGAAGCTCAAGGAATCACCAATCGTCTCGCGCCTGAACATCTAACGGTGGATGCAACGGCTGATCTGGATTGGGTGCAGAATGCGGGCAGCGTCTTTGTTGGCCCCCATTCGCCGCAACCGATGGGCGATTACATCTCTGGTCCAAATCACACGCTACCTACAGGTGGTATGGCTGGTGTTCGCGGGGGCTTGAGCGTGATGGATTTCGTGAAGCTGATCACGGTACAGGAGTACACGGCGGCGGGATTGAGAACGCTGGGGCCGAAGGCCATTCGACTGGCGGAAGCAGAGGGCTTGACTGGCCATGCTGAGGCCATACGTGCGCGTCTTGAAGAGAAGGGAAGCGCATGA
- the hisC gene encoding histidinol-phosphate transaminase, giving the protein MSKPQITSEIKPRPRVAAMPEYHPPLGNRDHLRLDFNENTLACSPQVKAVLDNISATDLTRYPERGPVEALVAEHLGLAADQVILTNGVDEAIHVLCQAFLDVDDELLLPVPTYTMYEIYASSTDARLVKVQADADFKFPFEKLLAAITPKTKLIAIANPNSPTGSIATREQILAIANAAPNALVLVDEAYFHFYGETVMDLVGKVPNLIVARTFSKAYGLASLRIGLLAGNAAHLRWIRRVLSPYSVNMIALTCLTAAIRDQSYLDWYVDEVTQARVEFLAGLTRIGLQYWPTEANFVLVNIGGAHKQFVADLLGEGILVRDRSADPGCDGCVRITIGTRDQMRIALDVIERSMTGISMTRI; this is encoded by the coding sequence ATGAGCAAGCCGCAAATCACAAGCGAAATTAAACCGCGGCCGCGTGTTGCGGCTATGCCTGAGTATCATCCGCCGCTGGGCAATCGTGATCATCTCAGGCTCGACTTCAACGAGAATACGCTGGCTTGTTCGCCACAGGTTAAGGCGGTGTTGGACAATATTTCAGCCACAGATCTTACACGCTATCCAGAGCGCGGGCCTGTCGAGGCATTGGTTGCAGAGCACCTGGGTTTGGCTGCCGATCAGGTGATCCTGACCAATGGTGTAGATGAAGCAATACACGTTCTATGCCAGGCTTTTCTGGACGTGGATGATGAGTTGTTATTGCCTGTGCCGACTTATACGATGTATGAAATTTATGCGTCCTCTACGGATGCGCGTCTGGTAAAGGTGCAGGCAGATGCCGATTTCAAATTTCCTTTTGAGAAGCTGCTCGCCGCTATCACTCCGAAGACGAAACTCATTGCCATTGCCAATCCCAACAGTCCTACCGGCAGTATCGCTACGCGTGAACAAATACTTGCTATAGCGAACGCAGCGCCAAATGCATTGGTGCTGGTCGATGAAGCCTACTTTCATTTTTACGGCGAGACGGTGATGGATCTTGTAGGCAAAGTTCCTAACCTCATTGTCGCCCGCACGTTTTCAAAGGCGTATGGGCTTGCGAGCCTGCGTATTGGATTGCTGGCGGGGAATGCTGCACATCTGCGTTGGATTCGACGTGTGCTTTCTCCATACAGCGTGAACATGATTGCACTCACATGCCTTACTGCGGCCATTCGAGATCAAAGCTATCTTGACTGGTATGTGGACGAAGTCACGCAGGCGCGAGTGGAGTTTTTAGCAGGGCTTACGCGTATTGGTCTTCAGTATTGGCCAACGGAGGCCAACTTCGTTCTGGTGAACATTGGCGGGGCTCATAAGCAGTTTGTTGCCGACCTGTTGGGCGAAGGAATTCTGGTGCGTGATCGTTCTGCCGATCCGGGTTGTGACGGCTGTGTGCGAATCACAATCGGAACACGCGATCAGATGCGCATAGCGTTAGACGTGATTGAACGTTCAATGACAGGGATTTCAATGACAAGGATTTAA
- the hisB gene encoding imidazoleglycerol-phosphate dehydratase HisB yields the protein MTTAASPRGAEIIRNTTETKIELHLVIDGQGQYKIKTGIRFFDHMLELFTRHGGFNLDLVCDGDLDVDQHHTVEDVGIALGEAFDRALGDKRGILRAGYFLMPMDETLAIAAVDLSGRAAYVVETKVRTRLVGDLQTELVVDFFEGFARGARANVHVKTMYGRSNHHKIEAIFKAFSRALRVACSRDERLAEMLPSTKGLL from the coding sequence ATGACTACAGCAGCAAGTCCGCGCGGCGCAGAGATCATTCGCAATACTACAGAGACGAAGATTGAGCTGCATCTCGTTATCGATGGGCAGGGCCAGTACAAGATCAAGACAGGCATTCGTTTTTTTGACCACATGCTGGAGCTGTTCACACGTCATGGCGGCTTCAACCTCGACCTTGTTTGCGATGGAGATTTGGATGTCGATCAGCATCACACGGTTGAGGATGTGGGCATTGCGCTGGGTGAGGCATTCGATCGTGCTCTCGGCGATAAGCGTGGCATCCTTCGTGCTGGGTACTTTCTGATGCCTATGGATGAGACGTTGGCTATCGCTGCTGTCGACCTCAGTGGACGAGCCGCATACGTGGTTGAGACCAAGGTTCGCACGCGGCTGGTGGGTGATCTGCAGACGGAATTGGTGGTGGATTTCTTCGAGGGTTTTGCGCGTGGGGCGCGCGCCAATGTACATGTGAAAACGATGTACGGGCGCAGCAATCATCACAAGATCGAGGCCATCTTCAAGGCTTTCTCCCGTGCGTTGCGAGTGGCTTGTTCTCGCGATGAGCGGCTGGCTGAAATGCTTCCGTCCACCAAGGGACTGCTCTGA
- the hisH gene encoding imidazole glycerol phosphate synthase subunit HisH — protein MAEKENSVTQVPVTVVDYRAGNLTSVVKALRYLGADVTVTDSPEVLARAERIVLPGVGHFGATRRLDETGLTRAILSAISDGTPFLGICVGMQWLLTGSREAPDQPGLGYFQGQCDRFPEDSRNTEHEKVPHVGWNRIVPRSLRATRLFDGVQDNEFVYFTHSYRVPTTVHVKGSDGSLENPTAAVTRYIQTFASAVEHENVFGVQFHPEKSGATGLRILSNFLEFKAC, from the coding sequence ATGGCAGAAAAGGAAAATTCTGTCACGCAAGTACCTGTAACTGTCGTTGATTACAGGGCAGGTAATCTTACTTCGGTAGTAAAAGCATTGCGTTATCTTGGCGCGGATGTGACTGTGACGGATAGTCCGGAAGTGTTGGCCAGGGCAGAGCGCATTGTTCTGCCAGGTGTCGGTCACTTTGGTGCTACGCGCAGGCTAGATGAAACGGGTCTCACGCGGGCTATTCTTTCGGCGATTTCTGATGGCACTCCATTCCTCGGTATTTGCGTTGGGATGCAATGGCTGCTTACCGGTAGCAGGGAGGCTCCAGATCAACCGGGCTTGGGATATTTTCAAGGGCAATGCGATCGCTTTCCCGAGGACTCAAGAAACACTGAGCACGAGAAGGTTCCTCATGTTGGATGGAATCGAATTGTACCGCGCAGTCTTCGTGCGACTCGGCTTTTCGATGGCGTTCAGGACAATGAGTTTGTTTACTTCACGCACTCCTATCGTGTGCCAACTACGGTGCATGTGAAAGGGAGCGATGGCAGCCTTGAGAATCCTACCGCTGCTGTTACGCGATACATTCAAACCTTTGCCTCGGCAGTTGAACATGAGAATGTTTTTGGCGTGCAATTTCATCCTGAAAAATCTGGTGCGACGGGCCTCAGAATTTTGAGTAATTTTTTGGAGTTCAAGGCATGCTGA